The Desulfomicrobium orale DSM 12838 genome includes a window with the following:
- a CDS encoding efflux transporter outer membrane subunit has product MRGLISSLVFVIFMGCSMAPKRELPAMPVPGFWPDSSAPSTDAEALQWRTAFPDPALQKLITTALEENRDLRQAVLSLEKARAQLGIVRADRWPNIDATGQHSVQRTPADINRGEAGISRQWSVGLGVTSFELDLFGRVKSLEDAALEEYLATEEARRSVHMSLVSQIAQGYLTLAGDREALALARKTMKSREDTLGLIRAQVENGLATELQRHQAEEAVAVAQSEAARLTAQVDMDRNALSLLTGVPVSRLALPAHSLNEIIMEDAPPAGLSSELLTRRPDILEAEHRLWAAGARIGAARAAFFPRITLTTTAGLSSLELTDLFDISQRTWTFVPSLRLPIFDAGRNRANLAAAEAEQKIRVAAYEKAIQTAFREVADALAKNKGFAGQVQAQTRRVASAGQSRILVEQRNQVGLESLFAVYDAERTLFSARMDLLRVRLGQKLAVVELFSALGGGWEEGGADGQAAAEVTETRQ; this is encoded by the coding sequence ATGCGAGGACTGATCTCTTCTCTGGTGTTCGTCATTTTCATGGGCTGCTCCATGGCTCCCAAGCGGGAGCTCCCGGCCATGCCCGTGCCCGGATTCTGGCCGGATTCGTCCGCGCCCTCGACGGACGCGGAGGCGCTCCAATGGAGAACGGCCTTTCCCGATCCGGCCCTGCAAAAACTCATCACCACCGCCCTGGAGGAAAACCGGGATCTGCGCCAGGCCGTCCTGTCCCTGGAAAAAGCAAGAGCCCAGCTGGGCATTGTCCGAGCCGACCGCTGGCCCAATATAGACGCCACAGGGCAGCATTCCGTGCAGCGCACGCCAGCGGACATCAATCGCGGCGAGGCGGGAATCAGCCGGCAGTGGAGCGTGGGACTCGGCGTGACGTCTTTCGAGCTGGACCTCTTCGGACGCGTAAAAAGTCTGGAAGACGCGGCACTGGAAGAATATCTCGCCACGGAAGAAGCGCGGCGGTCCGTGCATATGAGCCTCGTGTCCCAGATCGCGCAGGGCTACCTGACGCTGGCCGGGGATCGCGAGGCCCTGGCCCTGGCCAGAAAGACCATGAAAAGCCGTGAGGATACTCTGGGGCTCATCCGGGCGCAGGTGGAGAACGGGCTGGCCACGGAACTGCAACGCCACCAGGCCGAGGAGGCCGTGGCCGTGGCCCAGTCCGAGGCGGCGCGTCTGACCGCCCAAGTGGATATGGACCGCAACGCCCTGTCCCTGCTCACCGGAGTCCCGGTCTCGCGTCTGGCGCTGCCCGCTCATTCCCTGAATGAAATCATCATGGAAGACGCTCCTCCGGCCGGACTTTCCTCAGAACTTCTGACCCGGCGGCCGGACATTCTGGAGGCGGAGCACCGGCTCTGGGCCGCCGGAGCCCGGATCGGAGCGGCCAGGGCCGCCTTCTTTCCCCGCATCACCCTGACGACCACGGCCGGGCTGAGCAGCCTGGAACTGACAGATCTGTTCGACATCTCACAGCGCACCTGGACTTTCGTGCCCAGCCTTCGCCTGCCGATTTTCGATGCGGGACGGAACAGGGCCAATCTGGCGGCCGCCGAGGCCGAGCAGAAAATCCGTGTGGCCGCATACGAGAAAGCCATCCAGACAGCTTTCCGGGAAGTGGCGGACGCTCTGGCCAAAAACAAGGGCTTCGCCGGACAGGTGCAGGCCCAGACGCGGCGGGTAGCCAGCGCCGGGCAGAGCCGGATTCTGGTGGAGCAGCGTAATCAGGTCGGGCTGGAAAGCCTGTTTGCAGTATATGACGCCGAACGCACCCTGTTTTCAGCCCGGATGGACCTGCTGCGGGTCCGCCTGGGACAGAAGCTCGCTGTGGTGGAATTGTTCTCCGCCCTGGGCGGCGGATGGGAAGAAGGAGGGGCGGACGGCCAGGCGGCCGCGGAGGTCACTGAAACACGCCAGTGA
- the lon gene encoding endopeptidase La, whose protein sequence is MSDETPLTPETEEKETAGAENNTQEAEIPTVMPLLAVRDIVVFNYMILPLFVGREKSVQAVDAALNSNRYILICTQKDESVENPEPGDLYEIGTVAMIMRMLKMPDGRLKVLVQGLTRARITEFVQHAPFGKVRVEPISELVLENPGPAEEALLRSVKEQSEKILTLRGIDAGEIMGVLNTVNEHGRLADLVASNLRMKSSEAQRILESLDPIERLGLVNAQLANEVEVAAMQAKIQSMAKEGMDKAQREYFLREQLKAIRRELGDKGGESEEFEELRSALNSIGLPKKVRKEADKQLSRLESMHPDSSESTILRTYLDWIIDLPWKKSSRDRLDIKEAARILNEDHYNLEKVKERILEYLSVRKLNPGMKGPILCFVGPPGVGKTSLGKSIARALGRKFARMSLGGMRDEAEIRGHRRTYIGAMPGRIIQSMKDAGTVNPVIMLDEIDKLGSDFRGDPSSALLEVLDPEQNNSFTDHYLNVPYDLSRVMFICTANMLDTIPAALLDRMEVIRIPGYTEQEKIAIARRYLLTRQVKENGLTEDTLIISDAILAEIIRGYTREAGLRNLEREIGSICRKYARKVAEGKSGPFRVTGQALTRLLGQPRFMDEEREKALPPGVALGLAWTPYGGEILHIECSLLPGKGKLILTGKLGDVMKESAQAALSYARGKSAGLNLGEDFFDTRDIHIHVPAGATPKDGPSAGVTLVTALMSALTGQPVASDVAMTGEITLRGRVMPVGGIKEKILAAVSHGVSRVFLPAKNAHDLDEIPKDLRRRITIRTVETIDEIWPAASHAQSLN, encoded by the coding sequence ATGAGCGATGAAACGCCCCTGACGCCGGAAACAGAAGAAAAGGAAACGGCCGGTGCGGAAAACAACACGCAGGAAGCGGAAATCCCCACGGTCATGCCGCTTCTGGCCGTGCGCGACATAGTCGTGTTCAATTATATGATTCTGCCCCTGTTCGTGGGCCGGGAAAAAAGCGTGCAGGCGGTGGACGCGGCTCTGAACAGCAACCGCTACATCCTCATCTGCACCCAGAAGGATGAAAGTGTCGAGAATCCGGAGCCCGGCGACCTGTATGAGATCGGCACCGTGGCCATGATCATGCGCATGCTGAAAATGCCCGACGGCCGCCTGAAAGTGCTGGTGCAGGGGCTGACCCGCGCCCGCATCACGGAATTCGTGCAGCATGCGCCCTTTGGCAAGGTGCGTGTGGAGCCCATCAGCGAACTGGTGCTGGAAAATCCCGGCCCGGCCGAGGAGGCCCTGCTGCGTTCGGTGAAGGAACAGAGCGAGAAGATTCTGACTCTGCGCGGTATCGACGCCGGGGAAATCATGGGCGTGCTGAATACCGTGAACGAGCACGGCCGCCTAGCGGATCTGGTGGCTTCCAACCTGCGCATGAAATCTTCCGAAGCCCAGCGCATTCTGGAAAGTCTCGATCCCATCGAACGGCTCGGCCTGGTCAACGCCCAGCTGGCCAACGAGGTGGAAGTGGCGGCCATGCAGGCCAAGATCCAGTCCATGGCCAAGGAAGGCATGGACAAGGCTCAGCGCGAGTATTTCCTGCGCGAGCAGCTCAAGGCCATCCGCCGGGAACTGGGCGACAAGGGCGGAGAAAGCGAGGAATTCGAGGAGCTCAGAAGCGCACTGAACTCCATCGGGCTGCCCAAAAAGGTCAGGAAGGAAGCCGACAAGCAGTTGTCGCGGCTGGAATCCATGCATCCGGACAGTTCCGAGTCCACCATTTTGCGTACCTATCTGGACTGGATCATCGATCTGCCCTGGAAGAAGAGTTCCAGAGACCGCCTGGATATCAAGGAGGCGGCCCGCATCCTGAACGAGGACCACTACAATCTGGAGAAGGTCAAGGAGCGCATTCTGGAATATCTGAGCGTGCGCAAACTGAATCCCGGCATGAAAGGCCCCATTCTGTGTTTCGTGGGGCCTCCGGGCGTGGGCAAGACATCTCTTGGCAAATCCATCGCCAGGGCTCTGGGCCGCAAGTTCGCGCGCATGTCTCTGGGCGGAATGCGGGACGAGGCCGAAATCCGGGGGCACCGCCGGACCTACATCGGAGCCATGCCCGGCCGGATCATCCAGTCCATGAAGGATGCCGGAACGGTCAATCCGGTCATCATGCTGGATGAAATCGACAAACTCGGCAGCGATTTCCGGGGCGATCCGTCTTCGGCCCTGCTGGAAGTGCTGGACCCGGAGCAGAACAATTCCTTTACGGACCACTACCTGAACGTACCCTACGATCTGTCCAGGGTCATGTTCATCTGCACGGCCAACATGCTGGACACCATTCCCGCAGCCCTGCTGGACCGCATGGAGGTCATCCGCATCCCCGGCTATACGGAGCAGGAAAAAATCGCCATCGCCCGCCGCTATCTCCTGACCCGTCAGGTCAAAGAGAACGGGCTGACGGAGGACACCCTGATCATCTCCGATGCCATCCTGGCCGAGATCATCCGCGGTTACACGCGGGAGGCGGGTCTGCGCAATCTGGAGCGGGAGATCGGCTCCATCTGCCGCAAGTACGCGCGCAAGGTGGCGGAAGGAAAGAGCGGGCCGTTCCGGGTGACCGGCCAGGCCCTGACCAGGCTGCTGGGACAGCCCAGATTCATGGATGAGGAGCGCGAAAAGGCCCTTCCGCCGGGCGTGGCTCTGGGATTGGCCTGGACGCCGTACGGCGGGGAGATCCTGCATATTGAATGCAGTCTGCTGCCGGGCAAGGGCAAGCTCATTCTGACCGGCAAGCTGGGCGACGTGATGAAGGAAAGCGCCCAGGCCGCCCTGAGCTATGCACGGGGCAAGAGCGCCGGGCTGAATCTGGGTGAGGATTTTTTCGACACCCGCGACATTCATATTCACGTTCCGGCCGGGGCCACGCCCAAGGATGGCCCTTCCGCCGGAGTGACTCTGGTTACGGCTCTCATGTCGGCCCTGACCGGCCAGCCCGTGGCCTCGGATGTGGCCATGACCGGAGAAATCACCCTGCGCGGCCGGGTCATGCCCGTGGGCGGCATCAAGGAGAAAATTCTGGCGGCTGTCAGCCACGGCGTGAGCCGGGTATTCCTGCCCGCCAAGAACGCCCACGATCTGGATGAAATCCCCAAGGATCTACGCAGGCGGATCACCATCCGGACCGTGGAAACTATCGATGAAATCTGGCCCGCGGCGAGCCACGCGCAATCTTTGAACTGA
- a CDS encoding efflux RND transporter permease subunit produces the protein MSHFFIDRPIFAWVLAIVVMLAGVLSIATLPIAQYPTIAPPAVRISAVYPGASAKTVEDSVTQVIEQKMKGLDGLAYMSSTSEATGASSITLTFDSKVNPDIAQVQVQNKLQLATALLPQEVQAQGISVTKAAMNFMAVIGFVSEDGSMTNVQLADYVAAHVQDGLSRVDGVGEVTLFGSQNAMRVWLDPDKLMSYGLTPANVRSAIRAQNVQISAGQLGGLPSVESQRINFTVIVQERLQTPEEFKNILLRVGADGAAVRLGDVARVELGAESAAVLSRYNGQPSAALAVRLATGANALTTIQGVWAYIDSIKGAFPEGLKVVDPYDTTPFVRISIKGVVTTLLEAVLLVFLVMFLFLQNFRATLIPTITVPVVLLGTFAVLAAFGYSINTLTMFGMVLAIGLLVDDAIVVVENVERIMHEDGLSPREATRLSMTQISGALVGVGLVLSAVFLPMAFFGGATGVIYRQFSITVASAMILSVLVALILTPALCATMLKPASHTQRRRGFFAWFNRFFERLTSGYQGLVGRLVRRWGRSMLAYMLIVAGMAFLILRLPTGFLPEEDQGILFVQVQMPTGATQPQTLEVIERVERYFLEKEKSGVASVLSVVGFSFSGQGQNMAMTFVRLKDWDSRKSPDLRAQAIGARAMGEFARYQDGLVYAFVPPAVMELGNALGFDFELQDMAGLGHEKLMAARNQLLGMAAQHPNLTGVRPNGLEDTPQYRIDIDWEKVGALGVAVSDVTDVVSTAWGSSYVNDFMDQGRIKKVIMQGDAPFRMMPEDLRLWHVRNSDGQMVPMSSMASSRWTMGSPRLERYNGMPAREILGAPAPGKSTGQAMAAMEELAGQLEEGIGYSWTGLSYQERQAGAQTLLLYSLSILVVFLSLAALYESWGLPASVIMVIPLGVVGALAAVTLRGFNNDVYFQVGLLTTIGLAAKNAILIVEFAKSLHESGMELVPAVVEAARQRLRPIIMTSLAFGLGVLPLAISSGAGSGGQNAIGTGVIGGTIASTILGSLLVPVFFVLVVRLSTSRRKTASNTRIIPGGRPCED, from the coding sequence ATGTCACATTTTTTTATTGACCGTCCCATTTTCGCGTGGGTCCTGGCCATCGTGGTCATGCTCGCGGGCGTGCTGTCCATCGCCACATTGCCCATAGCCCAGTATCCCACCATCGCGCCGCCGGCTGTACGGATTTCCGCCGTGTACCCCGGCGCCTCGGCCAAAACCGTGGAAGACTCCGTGACCCAGGTCATCGAGCAGAAGATGAAAGGACTCGATGGGCTGGCCTACATGTCCTCCACCAGCGAAGCTACCGGCGCCTCTTCCATTACACTGACCTTTGACAGCAAGGTGAACCCGGATATCGCCCAGGTCCAGGTGCAGAACAAACTGCAGCTGGCCACGGCTCTGCTCCCCCAGGAGGTGCAGGCCCAGGGCATTTCGGTCACCAAGGCGGCCATGAATTTCATGGCCGTCATCGGTTTCGTGTCCGAGGACGGCTCCATGACCAACGTGCAGCTGGCAGACTACGTGGCCGCCCATGTGCAGGACGGACTGAGCCGCGTGGACGGCGTGGGCGAGGTCACCCTCTTCGGCTCCCAGAACGCCATGCGCGTGTGGCTCGATCCCGACAAACTGATGTCCTACGGTCTGACTCCGGCTAATGTGCGTTCGGCCATACGAGCCCAGAATGTCCAGATATCCGCCGGCCAGCTGGGCGGTCTGCCTTCCGTGGAAAGCCAGCGCATCAACTTCACGGTCATCGTGCAAGAGCGCCTCCAGACGCCCGAGGAATTCAAAAACATCCTGCTCCGCGTGGGAGCCGACGGCGCAGCCGTGCGTCTGGGCGATGTGGCCAGGGTGGAACTGGGCGCGGAAAGCGCGGCTGTCCTGTCCCGCTACAACGGCCAGCCCTCTGCGGCCCTGGCCGTCCGCCTCGCCACTGGAGCCAACGCCCTGACCACGATTCAGGGCGTCTGGGCATATATCGATTCCATCAAGGGAGCCTTTCCGGAAGGACTGAAAGTCGTTGATCCTTACGACACCACTCCGTTCGTCCGAATTTCCATCAAAGGTGTGGTCACGACCCTGCTCGAAGCGGTTCTGCTGGTTTTTCTGGTCATGTTTCTTTTTCTGCAGAACTTCCGGGCCACGCTCATTCCGACCATCACCGTCCCGGTGGTCCTGCTCGGCACCTTCGCCGTGCTGGCTGCCTTCGGTTATTCCATCAATACCCTGACCATGTTCGGCATGGTTCTGGCCATCGGCCTGCTGGTCGATGACGCCATCGTCGTGGTGGAAAACGTGGAGCGGATCATGCATGAGGACGGCCTTTCGCCCAGAGAAGCCACCAGACTGTCCATGACCCAGATTTCCGGGGCGCTGGTCGGCGTGGGTTTGGTCCTTTCGGCGGTTTTCCTGCCCATGGCCTTTTTCGGCGGCGCGACAGGCGTCATCTACCGCCAGTTTTCCATCACCGTGGCCTCGGCCATGATACTGTCCGTGCTGGTGGCCCTGATTCTCACACCGGCTCTGTGCGCCACCATGCTCAAACCTGCCAGCCACACTCAGCGGCGCAGGGGATTTTTCGCCTGGTTCAACCGCTTTTTCGAGCGTCTGACCTCCGGATACCAGGGTCTGGTCGGCCGTCTGGTCCGCCGCTGGGGACGCTCCATGCTGGCCTACATGCTGATCGTGGCCGGCATGGCCTTTCTGATACTGCGCCTGCCCACAGGTTTTCTGCCCGAGGAGGACCAGGGCATTCTTTTCGTACAGGTCCAGATGCCCACGGGCGCCACCCAGCCGCAGACGCTGGAAGTGATCGAACGCGTGGAACGCTACTTTCTGGAGAAAGAAAAAAGTGGCGTGGCATCCGTACTGAGTGTGGTCGGATTCAGTTTCAGCGGTCAGGGACAGAATATGGCCATGACCTTTGTACGTCTGAAGGACTGGGATTCCCGGAAAAGCCCGGACCTGAGGGCTCAGGCCATCGGCGCAAGGGCCATGGGCGAATTCGCCCGGTATCAGGACGGGCTCGTCTACGCTTTCGTGCCACCCGCCGTAATGGAGCTGGGCAATGCCCTCGGATTCGACTTCGAATTGCAGGACATGGCCGGCCTGGGGCACGAGAAACTCATGGCCGCACGCAATCAGCTGCTGGGCATGGCGGCTCAGCATCCCAATCTGACCGGAGTCCGGCCCAACGGCCTGGAAGACACGCCCCAGTACCGCATCGATATCGATTGGGAAAAGGTGGGCGCGCTGGGTGTGGCCGTTTCCGATGTGACCGATGTGGTCTCCACGGCCTGGGGCAGTTCCTATGTAAACGACTTTATGGACCAGGGACGCATCAAGAAAGTGATCATGCAGGGCGACGCGCCTTTCCGCATGATGCCCGAAGATCTGCGTTTGTGGCATGTACGCAACAGCGACGGGCAGATGGTGCCCATGTCGAGCATGGCCTCCTCCCGCTGGACCATGGGCTCGCCGCGCCTGGAACGCTACAACGGTATGCCTGCCAGAGAGATTCTGGGCGCTCCCGCGCCGGGCAAAAGTACCGGACAGGCCATGGCCGCCATGGAGGAACTGGCGGGTCAACTGGAGGAAGGCATCGGCTATTCCTGGACCGGCCTGTCCTATCAGGAACGCCAGGCCGGGGCGCAAACGCTGCTCCTCTACAGCCTGTCCATTCTGGTCGTCTTTCTGTCCCTGGCCGCTCTATATGAAAGCTGGGGGCTGCCCGCCTCCGTCATCATGGTCATTCCCCTGGGCGTGGTCGGCGCTCTGGCCGCCGTGACCCTGCGCGGATTCAACAACGACGTTTATTTCCAGGTGGGACTTCTAACCACCATCGGTCTGGCGGCCAAAAACGCCATTCTCATCGTGGAATTCGCCAAGAGCCTGCACGAGTCCGGCATGGAACTGGTTCCCGCCGTGGTGGAAGCGGCGCGGCAACGGCTGCGCCCCATCATCATGACCTCCCTCGCTTTCGGACTGGGCGTGTTGCCTCTGGCCATCAGTTCCGGAGCGGGTTCCGGAGGCCAGAACGCCATCGGCACGGGTGTCATCGGCGGCACCATCGCATCCACCATCCTCGGTTCGTTGCTGGTGCCTGTTTTCTTCGTCCTGGTGGTCCGGCTGAGCACATCCCGCAGAAAGACCGCCTCAAACACACGCATCATCCCCGGAGGCCGTCCATGCGAGGACTGA
- a CDS encoding efflux RND transporter periplasmic adaptor subunit, which yields MKKVLLLMPVLALTLVHFVFDRPSSADQNAEQGALPEVNVLVLKPTSVTLTTELPGRASAYQTAEIRPQVSGIIQKRAFTEGTEVKAGEVLYQIDPDTYDVAVARSKAALASARANLEPSRLKASRYRELVASKAVSQQDFDDAQAALALAQAQVAQAQAELDAARIDLRRTKVTSPISGRIGRSSVTPGALVTANQAQAMAVVQQLDPVFVDLTQSSTELMRLKRSLESGQVQSANAAAAQVRLTLEDGTPYPQNGTLKLAEASVDPGTGAVTIRVEVPNPGRDLLPGMFLRAVITEGTLDGVILVPQNAVTRDARGQAQVLLMDAQDTIAARPVVLDRAVEGNWIVREGLSSGDRVVVSGAQRVRPGVKVRIAPEQ from the coding sequence ATGAAAAAAGTATTGTTGCTCATGCCTGTTCTGGCTCTGACCCTTGTGCACTTCGTATTCGATCGGCCGTCCAGCGCGGATCAAAACGCGGAGCAAGGAGCCTTACCGGAAGTCAACGTACTCGTTCTGAAGCCCACTTCAGTAACGCTGACCACCGAACTTCCTGGCAGGGCTTCCGCTTACCAGACTGCGGAAATCCGCCCGCAGGTCAGCGGCATCATTCAGAAGCGGGCTTTTACCGAAGGCACCGAGGTCAAGGCCGGTGAAGTGCTGTACCAAATAGACCCCGACACATACGACGTAGCCGTTGCGCGGTCCAAAGCGGCGCTGGCTTCGGCGCGGGCCAACCTCGAACCGTCCCGACTCAAGGCCAGCCGCTACCGGGAACTGGTCGCTTCCAAAGCCGTCAGCCAGCAGGACTTCGACGACGCACAGGCAGCCCTGGCTCTGGCCCAGGCCCAGGTGGCCCAGGCTCAGGCGGAACTGGACGCGGCCCGCATCGACCTGCGGCGGACCAAAGTCACATCACCCATCTCCGGGCGCATCGGACGCTCCAGCGTCACTCCCGGAGCCCTGGTCACGGCGAATCAGGCGCAAGCCATGGCCGTGGTGCAGCAGCTCGATCCCGTATTCGTGGACCTGACCCAGTCCAGCACGGAACTCATGCGCCTGAAAAGATCTCTGGAGAGCGGCCAGGTACAGTCCGCGAACGCGGCGGCAGCACAGGTTCGCCTCACTCTGGAGGACGGAACTCCCTACCCACAGAACGGCACTCTGAAACTCGCCGAAGCCAGCGTCGATCCCGGCACCGGGGCAGTGACCATTCGTGTGGAAGTGCCCAATCCCGGACGCGATCTCCTGCCGGGCATGTTTCTGCGCGCCGTGATCACGGAAGGTACGCTGGATGGGGTCATTCTCGTACCCCAGAATGCCGTGACCCGCGATGCCAGGGGGCAGGCCCAGGTGCTTCTGATGGATGCCCAGGACACCATTGCCGCTCGTCCCGTTGTTCTGGACAGAGCCGTCGAAGGCAACTGGATTGTGCGGGAGGGGTTGTCCAGCGGCGACAGAGTCGTCGTTTCCGGCGCGCAGAGAGTGCGCCCCGGTGTGAAGGTGCGTATTGCTCCAGAGCAATAA
- the lptE gene encoding LPS assembly lipoprotein LptE: MSKSSSSRKNWSTWWCASTLALLCLLSACGYRLSAQAPISLPQDNTRLYLGKVTNPSTETWLEPMLRSGLRDELTRRGRVVWVDREQAQSRVTLNVRQYSSSDSVKGLDDVTVTSQVVIQLEVSFFSTETNSLIWTSGLVTASESYRGAGAKRQATQNAVDLAMRMVADRLAQQF, translated from the coding sequence TTGTCAAAGTCATCGTCATCCCGGAAAAACTGGTCAACGTGGTGGTGCGCTAGCACTCTGGCGCTTCTGTGCCTGCTTTCGGCCTGCGGGTACCGGCTTTCGGCCCAGGCCCCCATCAGCCTGCCTCAGGACAATACTCGTCTGTACCTGGGCAAGGTCACCAATCCTTCCACTGAAACATGGCTGGAGCCCATGCTTCGAAGCGGCCTGCGGGACGAACTGACCCGCAGGGGCCGGGTGGTCTGGGTGGACAGAGAGCAGGCCCAGAGCCGTGTGACTCTGAACGTACGCCAGTACAGCTCCTCGGATTCGGTCAAGGGTCTGGACGACGTGACCGTTACCTCTCAGGTGGTCATCCAGCTGGAAGTCAGCTTTTTCAGTACCGAGACCAATTCCCTCATCTGGACTTCCGGGCTGGTCACCGCCTCGGAAAGCTACCGCGGCGCGGGCGCCAAGCGGCAGGCCACGCAGAACGCCGTGGATCTGGCCATGCGCATGGTGGCCGACAGACTGGCCCAGCAGTTCTGA
- a CDS encoding TetR/AcrR family transcriptional regulator, producing MTTLVRREQIAEAALTLLSEQGLGGLTARNLAKTVGLTAPALYRHFPGGKENILASILDLLEDIKTAGLKAAHETPGTAVDKLRHFYDQQISLIQRFRALPCLLLSDTLWIEFPLLRDRFLKSYHAHQLQVEALVRHGQEGGEIRTDIGASQIFAQFFGQFLSVAVLHCRQGNMIDIEAQSKANWQIFVRGILP from the coding sequence ATGACCACTCTCGTCCGGCGCGAGCAAATTGCCGAAGCGGCCCTGACCCTCCTCTCCGAGCAGGGACTGGGCGGACTGACGGCCAGGAATCTGGCCAAGACCGTAGGACTGACCGCTCCCGCGCTGTACAGACATTTTCCCGGAGGCAAGGAGAACATTCTGGCCAGCATTCTGGATTTGCTGGAGGACATCAAAACGGCCGGACTCAAAGCAGCCCACGAAACACCGGGAACGGCCGTGGACAAGTTGCGGCATTTCTATGACCAGCAGATCAGCCTGATCCAGCGCTTCCGCGCTCTGCCCTGCCTTCTTCTGTCAGATACTCTGTGGATTGAATTTCCTTTACTCCGTGACCGTTTTCTGAAGAGCTACCATGCCCATCAACTTCAAGTGGAAGCCCTTGTCCGGCACGGACAGGAGGGAGGGGAAATCCGGACGGATATTGGCGCCAGTCAGATTTTCGCCCAGTTTTTTGGACAATTTCTGAGCGTCGCCGTTCTGCATTGCCGACAGGGAAATATGATTGATATCGAGGCCCAATCTAAGGCCAACTGGCAAATTTTTGTCCGGGGCATTCTGCCCTGA
- the radC gene encoding RadC family protein, whose product MVEHHLGHRQRLRERLNASPRSLADYELLELLLTYVLPRRDTKPLAKDILARFGSLDRALMADPAALRDIPGLGDAVVTFWTALRECLVRKSAAPLARRETFSSPEQVRELVRARLGGLTKEEFWVILTDTQNRLLCFERVSRGTVDQTPAYPREILELALRHHASGVILVHNHPGGSPNPSRQDRELTDTLSRLSSELGLRLLDHLIVAGDDFVSFRASGLL is encoded by the coding sequence GTGGTAGAGCACCATCTCGGACACCGCCAGCGCCTGCGGGAGCGTCTGAACGCTTCGCCCCGGAGCCTGGCCGACTACGAACTGCTGGAACTGCTTCTGACCTACGTCCTGCCCCGGCGGGACACCAAGCCACTGGCCAAGGACATTCTGGCCCGTTTTGGCTCTCTGGACAGGGCGCTCATGGCCGATCCGGCCGCCTTGCGGGACATCCCCGGCCTGGGCGATGCCGTGGTCACCTTCTGGACGGCCCTGCGCGAGTGCCTGGTCCGCAAAAGCGCCGCGCCTCTCGCCCGCCGCGAAACCTTTTCCTCCCCGGAGCAGGTCCGGGAGTTGGTCCGGGCCCGTCTGGGCGGCCTGACCAAGGAGGAATTCTGGGTTATCCTGACGGACACCCAGAACCGGCTGCTCTGCTTCGAGCGGGTCTCCAGGGGCACCGTGGACCAGACCCCGGCCTATCCCAGGGAGATTCTCGAACTGGCTCTGCGCCATCATGCCAGCGGCGTGATTCTGGTGCACAACCATCCCGGCGGTAGTCCGAATCCATCCCGGCAGGACCGGGAACTCACGGACACCCTCTCCCGTCTGTCCTCTGAACTGGGCCTGCGCCTGCTGGACCATCTCATTGTCGCTGGCGACGATTTCGTCAGCTTCCGTGCATCGGGGCTGCTGTAG
- a CDS encoding DNA polymerase III subunit delta: MDRQGFSFLLSPDPELIKDRVAELLDGTGFAPRIFWGDEELPADYWQVLTVPSMMGPPNAVVLRRAQERDEEFWSRMDGALAMARPSVWPMFCLESEWKAGKPAPARAVTKGRYWAAARKNGWIWEHPGLSRATIGREVDGFAARHGLTFAPGVRKVLIESLPLATIALRNELEKILLLAGDGGVIRPEHLDTLQPEEPFEIFVFLRELQSPEGRRRAWDTLLNDPAMADGDMVFPISALLVREARLLWRLLHGEESKVQLPPGIKKQKQQLARQLGPDRVARLWDLALRTDTDIKTGRMRPAQALESLVRDAQRLW, translated from the coding sequence ATGGACAGACAGGGCTTTTCCTTTCTGCTCAGTCCGGACCCGGAACTCATCAAGGACCGGGTGGCCGAGCTTCTGGACGGAACGGGCTTTGCGCCCAGAATTTTCTGGGGAGATGAGGAACTGCCCGCCGACTATTGGCAGGTCCTGACCGTTCCTTCCATGATGGGGCCGCCCAACGCCGTGGTGTTGCGCCGGGCTCAGGAGCGGGACGAGGAATTCTGGTCCCGCATGGACGGCGCTCTGGCCATGGCCCGGCCCTCCGTGTGGCCCATGTTCTGTCTGGAATCGGAATGGAAGGCCGGCAAGCCCGCCCCGGCCAGGGCCGTGACCAAAGGCCGGTACTGGGCGGCGGCCCGGAAAAACGGCTGGATATGGGAGCATCCGGGCCTGTCCCGCGCCACCATCGGCCGCGAAGTGGACGGTTTTGCCGCCCGTCACGGGCTGACTTTCGCCCCCGGGGTCAGGAAAGTCCTGATCGAATCCCTGCCCCTTGCCACTATCGCCCTGCGCAACGAGCTGGAAAAAATCCTGCTTCTGGCAGGAGACGGTGGAGTCATCCGCCCGGAGCATCTGGATACTCTCCAGCCGGAAGAGCCCTTTGAAATCTTCGTCTTCCTGCGTGAACTGCAAAGCCCCGAGGGCCGCCGCCGCGCCTGGGACACGCTTTTGAACGATCCGGCCATGGCCGACGGAGACATGGTTTTTCCCATTTCCGCCCTGCTGGTGCGCGAGGCCCGTCTGCTTTGGCGGCTTCTGCACGGCGAGGAATCCAAGGTGCAGCTCCCTCCCGGCATAAAAAAACAGAAGCAGCAGCTGGCCCGGCAGCTCGGGCCGGATCGCGTCGCCCGCCTGTGGGACCTGGCCCTCAGAACCGACACGGACATCAAGACCGGCCGGATGCGTCCGGCTCAGGCTCTGGAAAGTCTGGTCAGGGACGCGCAGCGCCTGTGGTAG